A DNA window from Mycobacterium sp. IDR2000157661 contains the following coding sequences:
- the nhaA gene encoding Na+/H+ antiporter NhaA yields MTDNPIRRLAQRGLLARGSWAETRRVSSILRKETVGGAVLLVASAVALVWANSPWSETYFALRDLKVGGEPFGLHLQLSLGTWAADGLLAIFFFVVGLELKREFVAGDLRDPSRAAMPIAAAVGGMVAPALIFVAVTAHVGDGATRGWAIPTATDIAFAVAVLAVISTHLPAALRTFLLTLAVVDDLLAVTVIAVFYTDDINSTALLLSFVPLALFAFCVQRRIQSWWLLLPLAGATWVLMHESGVHATVAGVLLGFAVPVLRSAAAGGPEAGPGLAEHFEHRLRPLSAGVAVPIFAFFAAGVHIGGLDGLTRAMTDPITLGIVLGLVVGKPVGIFLTTRILSAVTRAQLDQALRWVDVLGIAMLAGIGFTVSLLIGDLAYGQGTERDEFVKVGVLAGSLLAAACAAVLLRMRNRHYRAIEEQETLDSDRDGVPDVYQSRDD; encoded by the coding sequence ATGACCGACAACCCCATCCGCAGACTCGCCCAGCGCGGTCTGCTCGCCCGCGGTTCGTGGGCGGAGACCCGGCGGGTGTCGTCGATCCTGCGCAAGGAGACCGTCGGCGGCGCCGTGCTGCTGGTCGCGTCGGCGGTGGCCCTGGTGTGGGCGAACTCGCCGTGGTCGGAGACATACTTCGCGCTGCGCGATCTGAAGGTCGGCGGTGAGCCGTTCGGTCTGCATCTGCAACTGAGCCTGGGCACGTGGGCGGCCGACGGCTTGTTGGCGATCTTCTTCTTCGTCGTCGGTCTGGAGTTGAAGCGCGAATTCGTCGCCGGCGATCTGCGCGACCCCAGCCGCGCGGCCATGCCGATCGCGGCGGCTGTCGGCGGAATGGTGGCGCCCGCATTGATCTTCGTTGCGGTGACGGCCCACGTCGGTGACGGCGCGACGCGGGGGTGGGCCATCCCGACGGCTACCGACATCGCGTTCGCCGTCGCGGTGCTCGCGGTCATCTCGACCCACCTGCCGGCGGCGCTGCGCACCTTCCTGTTGACCCTCGCCGTCGTCGACGACCTCCTCGCCGTCACCGTGATCGCCGTCTTCTACACCGACGACATCAATTCGACGGCACTGTTGCTGTCCTTCGTCCCGCTGGCGCTATTCGCGTTCTGTGTGCAGCGCCGGATTCAGTCCTGGTGGTTGCTGCTGCCCCTGGCGGGCGCGACGTGGGTGCTGATGCACGAGTCCGGTGTGCATGCGACCGTGGCAGGGGTGCTGCTCGGGTTCGCCGTGCCGGTGCTGCGTTCGGCCGCCGCGGGCGGTCCCGAGGCCGGTCCCGGGCTCGCCGAGCACTTCGAGCACCGACTGCGTCCGCTGTCGGCGGGCGTGGCCGTGCCGATCTTCGCCTTCTTCGCCGCCGGGGTGCACATCGGCGGGCTGGACGGGCTCACCCGGGCGATGACGGACCCGATCACCCTCGGCATCGTGCTCGGGCTGGTGGTGGGCAAGCCGGTCGGCATCTTTCTCACCACCCGCATCCTGTCCGCCGTCACGCGGGCCCAACTGGACCAGGCGTTGCGCTGGGTCGACGTGCTGGGCATCGCGATGCTGGCAGGCATCGGGTTCACGGTGTCGCTGTTGATCGGTGATCTGGCGTACGGGCAGGGCACAGAACGTGACGAATTCGTGAAGGTCGGAGTGCTTGCCGGCTCGCTGCTCGCCGCCGCCTGCGCAGCAGTGCTGTTACGCATGCGCAACAGGCACTATCGCGCCATCGAAGAGCAGGAGACCCTCGACTCGGACCGCGACGGTGTGCCCGACGTCTACCAGTCTCGAGACGACTGA
- a CDS encoding SRPBCC family protein produces the protein MARVDVSVEIIIRRPRSVVAAYAADPGNATAWYANIVSVRRETPPPLAVGSRFAFVARFLGRTLAYTYEVIEYCAERRFVMRTAEGPFPMQTSYEWDDADAAATRMTLRNQGEPSGFAGLAAPVIGRAMKRATTKDLERLKAILEST, from the coding sequence ATGGCACGAGTCGACGTCAGCGTCGAGATCATCATCCGTCGTCCGCGTTCGGTGGTGGCCGCATACGCCGCCGATCCCGGCAACGCCACAGCGTGGTACGCCAACATCGTCAGCGTGCGACGGGAGACGCCGCCGCCGCTGGCCGTGGGGTCGAGGTTCGCCTTCGTCGCGCGCTTCTTGGGACGCACGCTGGCCTACACCTACGAGGTCATCGAGTACTGCGCCGAGCGCCGGTTCGTCATGCGCACCGCCGAAGGCCCGTTCCCCATGCAGACAAGCTACGAGTGGGATGACGCCGACGCGGCTGCAACCAGGATGACGCTGCGCAACCAGGGCGAGCCGTCGGGCTTCGCCGGTCTGGCGGCCCCGGTGATCGGCAGGGCGATGAAGCGGGCGACCACCAAGGACCTCGAACGGTTGAAGGCGATTCTCGAGTCGACTTGA
- a CDS encoding MSMEG_6728 family protein, giving the protein MQTFLPCPAFDDSARVLDTRRLGKQRVETIQVVRALTRPGYGWRHHPAAAMWAGYEEALVRYGLDVCAAWCRLGHADTCATTMLADLTEATGLGVPRTQAELADAGELPPWLGDPVFHRSHQSVLVRKDPDHYRRFFPDVPDDLPYVWPGSDRPRRIAVGPAPDVTPRRER; this is encoded by the coding sequence ATGCAGACATTCCTGCCGTGCCCGGCGTTCGACGACTCGGCCCGTGTCCTCGACACCAGACGGCTGGGCAAGCAACGGGTAGAGACCATCCAGGTGGTACGGGCCTTGACGCGGCCCGGCTACGGGTGGCGCCACCATCCGGCCGCGGCGATGTGGGCCGGCTACGAGGAGGCTCTGGTGCGCTACGGGTTGGACGTGTGCGCGGCCTGGTGCCGACTCGGGCACGCCGACACCTGCGCGACCACGATGCTCGCCGACCTCACGGAGGCGACCGGTCTGGGCGTCCCGCGTACCCAGGCGGAGTTGGCCGACGCCGGCGAACTGCCACCCTGGCTCGGCGACCCGGTGTTTCACCGCAGCCACCAGTCGGTGCTGGTACGCAAGGACCCCGACCACTACCGACGCTTCTTCCCCGACGTTCCCGACGACCTGCCCTACGTCTGGCCGGGTTCCGACCGGCCGCGACGCATCGCCGTCGGCCCCGCCCCCGACGTGACGCCGCGACGGGAACGATGA
- the dxs gene encoding 1-deoxy-D-xylulose-5-phosphate synthase — protein sequence MLEQIRGPADLQHLTQSQLSDLAREIREFLIHKVAATGGHLGPNLGVVELTLALHRVFDSPHDPIIFDTGHQSYVHKMLTGRSHEFDSLRKKGGLSGYPSREESEHDWVESSHASSALSYADGLAKAFELSGHRNRHVVAVVGDGALTGGMCWEALNNIAAARRPVVIVVNDNGRSYAPTIGGFAEHLAALRLQPGYERVLEEGRKAVRGVPLIGEICYQFMHSMKAGIKDALSPQVMFTDLGLKYVGPIDGHDEQAVESALRHARGFNMPVIVHVVTRKGMGYAPAENDEADQMHACGVIDPETGLATSIPGPGWTSAFSDALIGYAARRRDVVAITAAMPGPTGLTKFRDRFPDRFFDVGIAEQHAMTSAAGLAMGGLHPVVAIYSTFLNRAFDQLMMDVALHRLPVTMVLDRSGVTGPDGASHNGMWDLSMLSIVPGMRVAAPRDGARLREELGEALDVNDGPTAIRFPKGDVGEDISAVERRGGVDVLAVPGDDLSDDVLLVAVGPFAAMALSVAELLRNQGIGVTVVDPRWVLPVPEALIGLARAHKLVVTLEDNGVNGGVGSAVSAALRRAEVDVPCRDVGLPQEFFAHASRGEVLAEVGLTDRNIARQITGWVAAQGSSVGEASESEISERLD from the coding sequence ATGCTTGAACAGATCCGCGGTCCCGCTGATCTGCAGCACCTGACACAGTCGCAGCTGAGCGATTTGGCGCGCGAAATTCGCGAGTTCCTGATTCACAAGGTCGCTGCAACCGGCGGGCATCTCGGCCCGAACCTCGGCGTCGTCGAGCTCACGCTCGCGCTGCACCGGGTGTTCGACTCGCCGCACGATCCGATCATCTTCGACACCGGACATCAGTCCTACGTGCACAAGATGCTCACCGGTCGCAGCCACGAGTTCGACTCGCTACGCAAGAAGGGCGGTCTGTCGGGCTATCCCTCCCGCGAGGAGAGCGAGCACGACTGGGTGGAGTCCAGCCACGCCAGTTCGGCGCTGTCCTACGCCGACGGGCTGGCCAAGGCCTTCGAGCTGTCCGGGCACCGCAACCGCCACGTGGTCGCCGTCGTCGGTGACGGCGCGTTGACCGGCGGCATGTGTTGGGAGGCTCTCAACAACATCGCCGCGGCGCGCCGCCCGGTCGTCATCGTCGTCAACGACAACGGCCGCAGCTATGCGCCCACGATCGGCGGTTTCGCCGAACATCTGGCCGCGCTGCGGCTGCAGCCGGGATACGAGCGCGTTCTCGAAGAGGGCCGTAAGGCCGTGCGCGGGGTCCCGCTCATCGGCGAGATCTGCTACCAGTTCATGCACAGCATGAAGGCCGGCATCAAGGACGCGCTGTCGCCGCAGGTGATGTTCACCGACCTGGGCCTGAAGTATGTCGGCCCCATCGACGGCCACGACGAGCAGGCGGTCGAGTCCGCGCTGCGACACGCCCGTGGCTTCAACATGCCGGTGATCGTGCACGTCGTCACCCGCAAGGGCATGGGATACGCGCCCGCGGAGAACGACGAGGCCGACCAGATGCACGCGTGCGGCGTCATCGACCCCGAGACCGGTCTGGCGACGTCCATTCCAGGACCCGGGTGGACCTCGGCCTTCTCCGACGCATTGATCGGCTACGCGGCCCGGCGGCGAGACGTGGTCGCGATCACCGCCGCGATGCCGGGTCCGACGGGGCTGACGAAGTTCCGGGACCGCTTCCCTGACCGGTTCTTCGACGTCGGCATCGCCGAACAACATGCGATGACCTCAGCGGCCGGCCTGGCGATGGGCGGCCTGCACCCGGTCGTGGCGATCTACTCGACGTTCCTGAACCGCGCTTTCGACCAGCTGATGATGGACGTCGCGCTGCACCGACTGCCGGTCACCATGGTGCTGGACCGCTCCGGTGTCACCGGCCCGGACGGCGCCAGCCACAACGGCATGTGGGACCTGTCGATGCTGAGCATCGTGCCGGGCATGCGGGTCGCCGCCCCGCGCGACGGCGCGCGCCTGCGAGAGGAACTCGGCGAGGCGCTCGACGTCAACGACGGTCCGACCGCAATCCGCTTCCCCAAAGGCGACGTGGGCGAGGACATCTCGGCCGTCGAACGCCGCGGCGGTGTCGACGTGCTCGCCGTCCCCGGCGACGACCTGTCCGACGACGTCCTGCTGGTGGCGGTCGGGCCCTTCGCGGCCATGGCACTGTCGGTGGCCGAGCTGCTGCGCAACCAGGGCATCGGTGTGACTGTCGTCGACCCGCGCTGGGTGCTGCCCGTCCCCGAGGCGCTGATCGGCCTTGCGCGCGCACACAAACTCGTGGTGACGCTCGAGGACAACGGCGTCAACGGGGGCGTCGGGTCCGCCGTGTCGGCGGCACTGCGGCGCGCCGAGGTCGATGTGCCGTGTCGCGACGTCGGGTTGCCGCAGGAGTTCTTCGCGCACGCCTCACGCGGTGAGGTGCTGGCCGAGGTCGGGCTCACCGATCGCAACATCGCCCGTCAGATCACCGGCTGGGTGGCCGCACAGGGCAGCTCCGTCGGCGAGGCCAGCGAGAGCGAGATCAGCGAGCGCCTCGACTGA
- a CDS encoding polysaccharide pyruvyl transferase family protein, which yields MHAATSPQPGSVRARGRTPIERIYLVAPSGNPNYGDEFILRTWLRHLAVVRPDADVVVDCHTPGQAAVLLQGSHPRLTFVDTIWRICLATSHLASAEAAVVAADVVNDPGRMPRIVSGIELLTAADTVHLVGGGYINAVWPHHMALLAAAAAAAERSGGRVLATGQGLVPVGEPDRLGLLRELQSRFALFDVRDRPSFAFLAGEEGSVEFTGDDAWLGIGPDAYDAGSEAAKRPIVFCLQSDLMDDFADGRGIEGLTSAITRLIERWRLSGRDVAVIEGIPGADRIVFDRIAHLLTGAEFVPFSAVWACGLPATAEQVWVSTRFHPHLLAAAIGASGLALSGRADYYPNKHQSLVEAGSRWRVADSTDLPDTPVRDGGFAAEAVQLHRSRKAALAAEIYPPAPSLLHRARNSLRLTGSRWVDMSPLRR from the coding sequence GTGCACGCAGCCACATCACCGCAGCCAGGCTCGGTACGAGCGCGCGGACGAACACCCATTGAGCGCATCTATCTCGTCGCGCCGAGCGGCAACCCGAATTACGGCGACGAGTTCATCCTGCGCACCTGGCTGCGCCATCTGGCCGTGGTCCGGCCCGATGCCGACGTCGTGGTCGACTGCCACACCCCCGGTCAGGCGGCCGTTCTACTCCAGGGCAGTCATCCGCGGTTGACGTTCGTCGACACCATCTGGCGGATCTGTCTCGCGACCTCTCACCTCGCGTCGGCCGAGGCCGCGGTCGTCGCCGCCGACGTCGTCAACGATCCGGGCCGCATGCCTAGAATCGTCTCGGGCATCGAATTGCTTACCGCCGCCGATACCGTGCACCTCGTCGGCGGCGGCTACATCAACGCGGTGTGGCCCCACCACATGGCGTTGTTGGCGGCGGCGGCCGCAGCAGCCGAGCGGTCGGGCGGCCGGGTGCTGGCGACCGGGCAAGGCCTCGTCCCCGTCGGCGAGCCGGACCGGTTGGGGCTGCTGCGCGAATTGCAATCCCGCTTCGCGCTGTTCGACGTGCGAGACCGCCCGTCGTTCGCTTTCCTTGCCGGAGAGGAAGGTTCGGTCGAATTCACCGGCGACGACGCTTGGCTCGGCATCGGGCCCGACGCCTATGACGCCGGGTCGGAGGCGGCAAAGCGACCGATCGTCTTCTGTCTTCAGTCGGACCTGATGGATGACTTCGCCGACGGCCGGGGTATCGAGGGCCTCACCAGCGCCATCACCCGGCTGATCGAGCGGTGGAGGTTGAGTGGCCGAGACGTAGCGGTGATCGAGGGGATCCCCGGGGCGGACCGCATCGTGTTCGACCGGATCGCCCATCTTCTGACCGGCGCCGAGTTCGTCCCCTTCAGCGCGGTGTGGGCCTGTGGGCTGCCGGCCACAGCCGAACAGGTGTGGGTCAGCACCCGGTTCCACCCGCACCTGTTGGCCGCCGCAATCGGGGCGAGCGGTCTGGCGTTGTCCGGCCGCGCCGACTACTACCCGAACAAGCATCAGTCACTCGTCGAGGCGGGATCGAGGTGGCGGGTCGCCGATTCGACCGACCTGCCGGACACCCCGGTGCGTGACGGCGGATTCGCCGCGGAGGCAGTGCAGCTCCACCGCAGCAGAAAGGCGGCGCTGGCCGCCGAGATCTACCCACCCGCACCGTCGTTGCTCCACCGCGCGCGCAACAGCCTGCGGTTGACCGGAAGCCGGTGGGTGGACATGTCACCCCTGCGCCGGTGA